The Quercus lobata isolate SW786 chromosome 9, ValleyOak3.0 Primary Assembly, whole genome shotgun sequence region cgggtgcggcagGATAcgtttatttataaatttttattattatcattataattttatatcctattattttttaagatacaTAAAATGTTATGTAGGGTGTAAaagatttatgggccaagccgaggaggattatggcccaggttcaacgaaatagactttgggtaccgccgagggtagttcagtcctcggcagacccaaagtgccccctcgtaaagaagggtaaaaatggtataaaactgaaactcggaaaaaagatctaaaatatccagggaaagctgcccttactgccattcaatgctctgaacctgacaaagtcgcattctttggcttttacaaccacccccaccgactttgaatatgggctgatgggacaagtatcaatctaggaaaggttgatcccatacgtggacgaaggacaatgaacgcaggcaaatataaaaggaaaaataagtaacctaaaaaggggggtggggaaaaatggccagaaacctgagcctcccagcctacctccaggagaaagactccaggggtgtaggaaaacttaaactggtacgaacaccgtgaaaaacccaccgcctatcaaccaaggcctagccttccaaacccacgctctacaaatgatattgttaggggccttttcacgtgcgaacccgacactgttacggtccgccacgaaacgcgtccttacatgTTACATTTTCATACATTCATAAAACTTGATACTTTAAAATTGATCTCATGAATTCACTTAAACcactatattatttttattacaatactaattaattatttttaatgcaACAAACTGAATAAAGTGGCAAAATTGAaatagggtaaattgcaaattacacctgTAAAGTTTGagggtgattggattttacaccctgaagttttagaatttagattttatttcctGATGTTTGAgcatgtttggattttacacctaaagtttcagaatttttgggtgtaaaatccaaacactctctaacttttagggagtaaaatccaaagtTTGAAACCTTAGGATGTAAATTCCAAACACCCTAAATTTCAGGAGGTAAAatccaaagtttaaaatttcagggtgtaaaatttaaacacCCCCAAATTCTAGGGTTGCAATTTGTGATTCACCCATTGAAATAAGGTGGACAGTGGCTTCATCATTTTAGCTAAGCACACTGCCCAACCAACTCTATTTCCAAGCCatatttcactttctttttatttttaatttcttctctttgtttttttgtcatCCACACGTCTTCCACCTTGATTTCTACACTTCCCGCTTTTAATTTCATCACATCGTTATGCcacttttatcttttatattttgtttgtctTCCTCTTTCTTCCTAACTTCTTGATTCTTCAAACCAATAAACCCAGACTACCCAGTAACAATGCATCTTCTCCACTTCTCACCgggactttatttatttattttgttgtagTTGTATAGGTACAattgttcatttcttttctttttttcccttttgaagTTTTTAGGAGTATAGATTTAATAGAATACAGATTCATTTCagtttcaagatttttttttttttaaagtaaaaactTCATGTTGATTGAATCTTAAATTTCAGTCGGTATTTACCAAAACAGACCGATTTAGAGCCTATTTTAGTTCATTTTGAACCAAATCAGACGATATCAGCCCGAATCGGAGAACCAAAAAAAGGAGGACTTGCCATGGATGCGCGTGCAGTTGCGATGGTGTAAGTTTGCTGCGGGTGCGACACCCCTGGAGCCGCATATGTGCTTTCCTACTCAATAcacatttcaaattttatatcaataagatattatttattatatgatccataagtttaaattttatacataattttaaactacgacaatttgcaatttaaacaatttattgatgacatagatattaatctttaattttctgtaaattttgcaaatatggaggatataagaagaagatgtaatccaatgatggacttatcaaaattcacctccaagaAAAAGATATTGTGTACGGTTGTTATTctaagttacaaccaattttgtaactaaattttgtccttgtTGTAACTATtaatttatcaagaaaaaaaaatcaattgataaataacatgtaaaatgaaaattcttataattatgctacttatttgtattaaaatgGGTTTGTAAATTAATTAAAGTGTGTGGGCGTTTCAATTTGTTAATAGATTGTTGGTGGCTTGAATTCTAACTCTCaaattttaagtttagaaaCTTTCACCATGACAATAACAAgtataatataaatgtaaataattgagttataattcttgataatcttgtcatttttaacttaaagtcaatttagtccctaccaTTAACTCACTAACAGAAAATGCTTACATGGCTAACAATGTGCTTTTGCTAGCATacacatggaaaaaaaaaaaatatatatatatatatatatatatataatcaaatatttaacatttaaaaggcCACATAAGCATTTTAGTATCAACAGAAAAGCCCATgtcaaaccaaaaaataaactagaaaaattaatataaaaaaataaagaaaacattttttttatatcctcaatttctttaattttcttgtgtaTTCTTGCACTTTCTTATCTACCAAACAATACACCAAtctgaaaatcccaaccaaaataaaatccCCATCTTCtggaaatctctctctctctctctctctctgactaAACCTTGACCTCCATGGCCTTTCCCTTCGTTTCTCACCCTGAAGCTCTCTCAGCaaacctctctttctctctcactctaaagctctctctatctcactttcTCTTACACTCTCACTCACACAACCCAGACCTGTAATCTGGCCTCCATGGCCGATCTAGCAACCTCATGTTTTTTAATAGGGTATTATATTGCAGATGCAAAGCAGTTGATTGGTAGGAGATTTAGTGATCTCATGGTTCAAACTGATATCAACTCGTGGCCATTCAAGGTCAATGAAGGTCCTGGTGCCAAGCCTATGATTGTTGTGAACTATAAAGGCGAAGAGAAGCACTTTGCTGCTGAGGAAATCTCATCCATGGTCCTAATAAAGATGCGTGAGATATCCGAAGCCTACCTGAGAAAAACCGTAAAAAATGTAGTTGTTATTGTCCCCGCGTTGTTATTGTCACCgcctattttattttggttgggatttttagaTTGGTGTATTGATTGGCTATGCTTGGTTTTCCAGATTAGTTTTTGGTTTGACATGGCTTTTTCCAATTGTTATTGAAATGCTTATGTGgccttttaaatgttaaatatttgattttatgtatatatatttttgccaAATGTATGCCAACAAAGCACACCGTTAGCCATGTAGGCATTTTTCATTAGTGAGTTAatggtagggaccaaattaactctaagttgaaaataataaggaccaaattgattgaCTCCAAAATGTAAcgattaaaatattgttttcgcCTAATAATAATATCACTGATACTAATGACATAAAAGTTGTTGATAAACATGTAAATctataataacttaaaatgCTATTGAATCTTTGCATTCATGATTTGATTCTAATTATTCATTTCCCTCCTCAAAATAACGGATGTTCACCTAatgtagaagaagaagacataGGCAATTAATGTTAGCTCAAGAAAAATGAATGCAATCGGAATTGcatataaatagaaaatagaggGAAAAGTAGTCATACACAACTGATATGAGATACTAGAAATTTGCCTTTCATTTTCAGTAGTTGCTCATCAACCCTAAACTTCATGTTCTACACTGAAATCCAATTTCCATTGCTAAACAATGTACAACCATAAAacattgaaaactgaaaattcctATTATCAACAAGCTTATTGTTTCTAACTAAAGTGGACAAGGCAGGGTACAACCATACACAAACAAGCATGAGTTGGTACAATGTATTTACATTGTATTTGAACCATGATGCCAACAAGGAGCATTCAAAAGAATTACTACATTTTCATTTGATGAATTCCACGCACCAAAACTTATGTGGACTACATgtagcataaaataaaaattaacatcaCATTTGTCCTTTTTATAAACAATCCTCGTGGATGTAGAAATTACACTGAGGACATTGATAGATTAACTCTTCACAAGAACTATTACATCTGTTACATCGAGGGCAGTCTTTAGTTTCCTCAATGAAAGTAAGAGGGTGTGAGTGACGGTGTTCAAATTTGTAAGCACCTCCAAACTTGTAATTTGGGTGTTTCCCAATAATACAATCTAAATGAGCAGGATAACTGCAATCCTCACAGTAGTAAAACCAATACTTTGAGTCTTGCCGTTCTTCTTCACAGATATCGCAATAATATTCACCAGAGTCATCTTCAACTCTATAACTGAGAGCAAAGGGATGTTCATGTTGTTTGTATCTTGTAGAATGTGGCATTGTAGCACATCTAAAGTCCAAAGCAAAATCACAAGTGGTACAACGGAATATTGGGTAAATGGAAGAAGCACAACAACTGCAATTTTGTTCAAATGGAATGCTAGAGAGAAGAAGTTGGTGCTCATGACCTGGGTGGATAAGGATTTCTGAGATCATACTACATTGAACATCAAGACTAAACCAGCATATCTCACACTGATAGGTGAAGCCATTGCAAAAACGATGACAGGCATGACACTCAAAATGCATACTTGGTTCCATTGGGAGCAGGGTTAGTGGGTGTTGATGAAGTGGATGTcgctttttttttggtaaattagcACAAGATTCGTGAAGAAAGAAGTTGCACTTTACGCAACTATAAAACGGAGGGAGAATGGCTCTTACACACCCATCGCATTTTTGGTTATTTAGAATCTCATTAGTAAGCTTTAAGTCATGCTCATGATTGAAGTGTTTGATTTTTGTAGCTATCTTAGTTCCATCCTCCCtcatattgaatttttttactttgtaaGTTGTTGAGTCAACCGATTCATTGAGCTCTGAAACTTCATCCTCATTTGTAAATTCTTGCAAGTTTATGTTCTCCTTGTTTTCCATTGCACAATCAAGGTGGGCAACAAAATCACATTTGGAGCAATAGTAAAGCCCATAGTGTGTATCCACCTTTTGAACACAGATTTGACAAAATCGGGAGTTGGATTGATGGAATTCAAAAGAAGAATGGGTGAGGTGGAGGAGGTGCTTGTGACGCACAACTTTGACCATGCGTGGGAATTGATAAGCACATCTTCCATGAACCCAGAAACTGTATAGTTGACACATGTAAGGCATACCTTTGCCTTCTTTGCCGCAAATGTCGCAAGTGAACGTGAACGACTTCCAAATGGGAATCAATGGGTGGTCATGGAATTCAGCTTCCATGATGAGTGGTACAGCAGCGCATGTAATGTGAAGGTTGAAGTCGCAACTGAAACACCGATAAGTGTattcatctttattttttttgcacaaTACGCAATTGCTAAATTGTATGTCTTTGCCATAATCTGTCTATTTGGGAGAGAGAACAAGAAGATGGATTGGGTGCAAGGGATTGTGCAACCCAAGGGGCAGTTCTGCACATGATTTATGATGAAAGTATCCCGGGCATTCATCTCTTGGACACCAGTAGCTAGGACCATAAATTGATTGTTGGCACCCACAACAAGTAGCTCCACCTCTGTAGTCTAGAATGAAAACCAAGGGATGCTTCGAATCGCAAAAATGTAGAAGCTGCTGGTGTGGCTGCTGCTGCAGCCGCCCCAGCTCCAGCTG contains the following coding sequences:
- the LOC115960922 gene encoding uncharacterized protein LOC115960922, which codes for MEAEFHDHPLIPIWKSFTFTCDICGKEGKGMPYMCQLYSFWVHGRCAYQFPRMVKVVRHKHLLHLTHSSFEFHQSNSRFCQICVQKVDTHYGLYYCSKCDFVAHLDCAMENKENINLQEFTNEDEVSELNESVDSTTYKVKKFNMREDGTKIATKIKHFNHEHDLKLTNEILNNQKCDGCVRAILPPFYSCVKCNFFLHESCANLPKKKRHPLHQHPLTLLPMEPSMHFECHACHRFCNGFTYQCEICWFSLDVQCSMISEILIHPGHEHQLLLSSIPFEQNCSCCASSIYPIFRCTTCDFALDFRCATMPHSTRYKQHEHPFALSYRVEDDSGEYYCDICEEERQDSKYWFYYCEDCSYPAHLDCIIGKHPNYKFGGAYKFEHRHSHPLTFIEETKDCPRCNRCNSSCEELIYQCPQCNFYIHEDCL